The Cyanobacteria bacterium GSL.Bin1 genome has a segment encoding these proteins:
- the sepF gene encoding cell division protein SepF produces the protein MSNVLNKFKDFIGINEADDLDDDYLDEEDLDDAHYSAQPGVTASPEGEPRARYQRRPKFTPDGQEAKNTSPKSNVIGMPGANNGPNEIVMLEPQSFEKMAEVIQVLRERKTVILNLNMMEPDDAQRAVDFVAGGTYAIDGHQERVGESIFLFTPSCVQVSSRSHTTQGTTGSQSGTQANVHPMPPTGNWQKPENPIAQ, from the coding sequence ATGAGTAACGTATTGAACAAATTTAAAGACTTTATTGGTATTAATGAAGCTGATGATCTTGATGATGATTATCTTGACGAGGAAGACCTAGATGATGCCCACTATTCAGCTCAACCGGGCGTAACTGCCAGTCCCGAAGGTGAACCTCGGGCTCGGTATCAAAGACGACCCAAGTTTACACCGGATGGACAAGAGGCAAAAAACACTTCTCCAAAAAGTAATGTGATCGGTATGCCGGGTGCAAATAATGGACCCAATGAAATTGTAATGCTTGAACCTCAATCCTTTGAGAAAATGGCAGAGGTCATTCAAGTGCTACGAGAACGCAAAACAGTGATTCTTAATTTAAATATGATGGAACCGGACGATGCCCAGCGCGCTGTCGATTTTGTTGCGGGCGGCACTTATGCCATTGATGGTCATCAAGAACGGGTCGGAGAAAGCATTTTTCTGTTTACGCCAAGTTGCGTCCAAGTGAGTAGTCGTTCCCATACCACCCAAGGGACTACTGGTTCTCAATCAGGAACGCAAGCCAATGTCCATCCCATGCCTCCCACAGGGAATTGGCAAAAACCAGAAAACCCGATCGCGCAATAG
- the proC gene encoding pyrroline-5-carboxylate reductase: MSIRFGMIGGGVMGEAILSRLIAEKIYSPETVLVSDPSPQRRGELAQRYHVAVTESNRQVMQSTSEVLLLAVKPQVLPRIESDWDGAKENIEHLPLLISILAGIPILRLKAGLDPLPVVRVMPNTNATVGESMSAIATGSGLRPEQLTLAKTILGAIGEVVEVPESAMDAVTGVAGSGPAYVALLIESLADGGVAAGLPRPTALQLAIQTVLGTATLLQEEQLHPAQLKDRVTSPGGTTIAGVTELEAAGFRSAVIQAVQAATARSKELGNG; the protein is encoded by the coding sequence GTGTCTATACGGTTTGGAATGATCGGTGGCGGGGTGATGGGTGAAGCGATCCTCTCCCGCCTTATCGCCGAAAAAATTTATTCTCCAGAAACAGTTTTGGTGAGTGACCCTTCACCCCAAAGACGAGGGGAGTTAGCCCAGCGCTATCACGTTGCAGTGACAGAAAGTAATCGCCAGGTGATGCAGTCCACTTCAGAAGTCTTATTACTGGCGGTGAAACCCCAAGTTTTACCTCGCATTGAATCGGATTGGGATGGTGCGAAGGAAAATATTGAACATTTACCTTTATTAATTTCGATTTTGGCAGGGATTCCGATTTTGCGCCTCAAAGCGGGGTTAGATCCTCTGCCGGTGGTACGAGTAATGCCTAACACCAATGCCACCGTAGGAGAGAGTATGAGCGCGATTGCGACCGGATCTGGCTTGCGACCGGAACAACTGACTCTGGCTAAAACGATTCTCGGCGCGATCGGAGAAGTCGTGGAAGTTCCCGAGTCAGCCATGGATGCCGTTACTGGTGTTGCTGGGTCAGGTCCTGCTTATGTGGCTCTCCTTATTGAATCTTTAGCCGATGGTGGGGTTGCTGCGGGATTGCCTCGCCCCACTGCCTTGCAGCTCGCGATTCAAACAGTTTTAGGAACAGCGACACTCTTACAAGAAGAACAACTCCATCCGGCCCAACTCAAAGATCGGGTAACCAGCCCCGGCGGAACCACTATTGCTGGAGTGACTGAATTAGAAGCAGCCGGGTTCCGATCAGCGGTGATTCAAGCTGTACAAGCGGCAACTGCTCGCTCTAAGGAATTGGGAAACGGTTGA
- a CDS encoding redoxin domain-containing protein — protein sequence MTEGCLRVGQQAPDFSATAVENQEFKTLSLSDFRGQYVVLFFYPLDFTFVCPTEITSFSDRAQEFKDINTQILGVSVDSEFSHLAWIQTDRKNGGVGDLNIPLVSDIKKEISSAYNVLDPDAGVALRGLFIIDKEGTIQHATVNNLAFGRNVDEVLRTLQAIQYVQANPDEVCPEGWKPGEKTMNPDPVKSKVYFASV from the coding sequence ATGACAGAAGGATGCCTCAGAGTCGGACAACAAGCCCCTGATTTTTCTGCAACTGCCGTTGAAAACCAAGAATTTAAAACACTCAGCCTGTCTGATTTTCGTGGACAATATGTTGTCTTATTTTTCTATCCTTTAGACTTCACCTTCGTTTGCCCCACTGAAATTACCTCCTTCAGCGATCGCGCCCAAGAATTCAAAGACATCAATACCCAAATTTTAGGGGTTTCCGTCGATAGCGAATTTTCTCACCTCGCATGGATTCAAACGGATCGTAAAAATGGCGGTGTTGGAGACCTCAATATTCCCTTAGTCTCCGATATTAAAAAAGAAATTAGCAGTGCTTATAACGTCCTCGATCCTGATGCTGGCGTTGCTCTTAGAGGACTCTTTATCATTGATAAAGAAGGAACCATCCAGCACGCTACTGTTAATAATCTTGCCTTCGGACGTAACGTTGATGAAGTTTTACGGACTCTGCAAGCCATCCAGTATGTGCAAGCTAACCCCGACGAAGTCTGTCCTGAAGGCTGGAAGCCTGGTGAGAAAACCATGAATCCCGATCCAGTCAAATCCAAAGTTTACTTCGCTTCTGTTTAA
- a CDS encoding DUF3352 domain-containing protein — MFTQKRITLIGILLVLVIGGTYSYFRLIVGKRLTPQASAKLVPERASSLTFIDTDPDIWSQLEKYGTPEAQAVWKNHLEQLEQDILPHSELNYEEDIAPWLSGMAIAHFPSFNPFSQDKNVLVIAGITNSLKARNFLGSLKNNGSTQVRQRQYQGVTITEVETADGGRASGAMVQGYILFSPQGKVIEQAIATTQGQPSFASEEGMQQLLSRGLTLENSAAQVYLSDYSQWLEKGVAGQGFDVIESAVMGIELKPEGIHWQTLALSAETEFLTFPPNESQLLSEFPESTVALINGHQLDQLWSQLVDRSQETPLLRIGLSVMRRWARSWDLDLDQDVFSWLDGEYAIALFPTQESNLPNLPFAGGILIESSQPEIGEKTLAKLSNIAAKNPFLTQETERLGNTEVTTWQDPSQQPFLSYGWLQEERLMVTVATPLRIFAEKQGENSLRNSPQFTAMAEHLPDSNFGYVYFDIKQAMTLLEAMPQHPLKKLSPQAKVTLNSLEQVALTAFQPEPSLRQIDIFLSLTATAIDQN, encoded by the coding sequence ATGTTCACCCAAAAACGCATTACCCTCATTGGTATTTTACTGGTTTTAGTGATCGGAGGAACCTATAGTTACTTCCGTCTCATTGTCGGTAAACGGTTAACTCCCCAAGCGAGCGCAAAACTTGTGCCAGAACGGGCTTCAAGTCTGACCTTTATTGACACTGATCCCGATATTTGGTCGCAATTGGAGAAATATGGAACGCCTGAAGCGCAAGCAGTGTGGAAAAATCATCTCGAACAATTAGAACAAGATATCCTCCCTCATTCTGAACTTAATTATGAGGAAGACATTGCCCCTTGGTTAAGTGGAATGGCAATTGCTCATTTTCCTTCCTTCAATCCTTTCTCGCAAGACAAAAATGTCTTAGTTATTGCCGGAATTACCAATTCTCTGAAAGCAAGAAACTTCTTAGGTTCCTTAAAAAATAATGGCAGTACCCAAGTCAGACAACGTCAGTATCAAGGCGTAACCATTACGGAAGTAGAAACAGCAGATGGCGGTCGCGCGAGTGGGGCAATGGTGCAAGGTTATATTCTCTTTTCACCGCAAGGAAAAGTGATTGAACAGGCGATTGCTACCACCCAAGGTCAGCCTTCTTTTGCCAGTGAAGAGGGAATGCAACAACTGCTTTCAAGAGGTTTAACTCTGGAAAATTCCGCTGCCCAAGTTTACTTAAGCGACTACAGTCAATGGCTAGAAAAAGGGGTTGCAGGGCAAGGATTCGATGTCATTGAGTCAGCAGTAATGGGCATAGAATTAAAGCCTGAAGGAATACATTGGCAAACGCTAGCGCTGAGTGCAGAAACGGAGTTTTTGACCTTCCCTCCAAATGAGAGTCAATTACTGTCGGAATTTCCTGAAAGTACCGTAGCACTGATCAATGGTCATCAGTTAGATCAACTTTGGTCTCAGTTAGTTGATCGCAGTCAAGAAACTCCCCTCTTAAGAATTGGCTTATCAGTGATGCGGCGCTGGGCACGATCTTGGGATCTTGATTTAGATCAAGATGTTTTTAGTTGGTTAGATGGCGAATACGCGATCGCGCTGTTTCCTACACAGGAATCGAATCTTCCCAATCTTCCCTTTGCTGGAGGGATTTTAATTGAATCTAGCCAACCCGAGATCGGCGAAAAAACACTAGCGAAACTCAGTAACATTGCCGCGAAAAATCCCTTTCTTACCCAAGAAACCGAGAGATTGGGCAACACCGAAGTCACCACTTGGCAAGATCCTTCACAGCAGCCCTTTCTCAGCTACGGTTGGTTGCAAGAAGAAAGGTTGATGGTTACTGTTGCGACACCATTGCGGATTTTTGCCGAAAAACAAGGGGAAAATTCGTTAAGAAATAGTCCTCAATTTACTGCTATGGCTGAACATCTACCCGATAGCAACTTTGGTTATGTTTATTTCGATATTAAGCAAGCGATGACACTTTTAGAAGCGATGCCCCAACATCCCCTCAAGAAGCTTTCTCCGCAAGCCAAAGTCACTCTAAATTCCCTAGAACAAGTTGCACTCACTGCCTTCCAACCGGAACCCTCTTTGCGTCAAATTGATATCTTTTTATCCCTCACTGCCACAGCTATTGATCAAAATTAG
- the rpmI gene encoding 50S ribosomal protein L35: MPKLKTNRAAAKRFRTTGSGKIRRRKAFKNHLLQPKTPKRKRSLSKLTMVNERDEDNVRQMLPYMK; encoded by the coding sequence ATGCCGAAGCTCAAAACAAACCGGGCGGCTGCGAAGCGGTTTCGGACCACAGGAAGTGGAAAGATCCGTCGTCGCAAAGCTTTCAAAAATCACCTCTTGCAGCCAAAAACCCCAAAACGGAAGCGGAGTTTATCTAAGTTGACGATGGTTAATGAACGAGACGAGGACAACGTGCGTCAAATGTTGCCTTATATGAAGTAA
- the rplT gene encoding 50S ribosomal protein L20, translating to MSRVKKGNVSQKRHKKILKLAKGFRGAHSKLFRTANQQVMKALRHSYRDRRRRKRDFRRLWIARINAAARQNGMSYSQLTGQLRKADIQLNRKMLANLAMLDPEAFAKVVETAKQA from the coding sequence ATGTCACGAGTGAAAAAGGGGAATGTCTCCCAGAAACGACATAAGAAGATTCTTAAGTTAGCTAAAGGATTTAGAGGTGCCCATTCTAAACTTTTCCGCACAGCGAATCAACAGGTAATGAAGGCATTACGCCATTCCTATCGCGATCGCCGCCGTCGGAAACGTGATTTTCGTCGCCTCTGGATTGCTCGGATTAATGCGGCTGCCCGACAAAATGGGATGAGTTATTCTCAACTCACCGGTCAGCTGAGAAAAGCGGATATTCAACTCAATCGCAAAATGTTAGCTAACTTAGCAATGCTGGATCCCGAAGCATTTGCCAAAGTGGTGGAAACAGCGAAACAAGCGTAA
- a CDS encoding transporter substrate-binding domain-containing protein, whose amino-acid sequence MANVNSVSWRSRVLSLGFRLLVASAFSFLALPASAAELAEIEARGHLTVAVKDNLRPLGFEDGEGNLRGFEIDLARRLAEEILGDPNAVRLKPVMNTERLEVVFTGKVDLTIAQVSQTAARSRVVMFSPHYYLNRIAFVTKNNKINRLSDGKPGKIAVLNQSSAIAEVKFHFPDIQLVGVDSYQEALSVLEAGEAVAFAGDETVLAGWTQEYPDYHLLPERIGGEALAVVMPKGLQYSSLHQIVNETIRQLKQSGWLQQKAQEWGLSNAGRKSSE is encoded by the coding sequence ATGGCAAACGTGAACTCGGTTTCTTGGCGAAGCCGAGTTTTAAGTTTAGGATTTCGGTTACTGGTGGCAAGTGCGTTTTCTTTCCTCGCCCTACCTGCATCTGCAGCAGAGTTAGCGGAAATTGAGGCAAGAGGACATCTCACCGTTGCCGTTAAAGATAATCTGCGTCCTCTCGGATTTGAAGATGGAGAGGGCAATTTAAGAGGGTTTGAGATTGATTTAGCGCGACGCTTAGCAGAAGAAATTTTGGGGGATCCCAATGCGGTGCGTTTAAAGCCGGTGATGAATACTGAACGTTTAGAGGTCGTATTCACGGGAAAAGTGGATCTAACGATCGCGCAAGTTAGTCAAACGGCAGCGCGATCGCGCGTTGTTATGTTTAGTCCCCATTATTATTTAAATCGCATTGCTTTTGTGACAAAAAACAATAAAATCAACCGCCTGAGTGATGGGAAGCCAGGAAAAATTGCCGTATTAAATCAATCCAGCGCGATCGCAGAAGTGAAATTTCATTTTCCTGACATCCAACTAGTTGGCGTTGATTCCTATCAAGAGGCACTCTCTGTTCTTGAAGCAGGAGAAGCCGTTGCCTTTGCAGGAGACGAAACGGTTCTGGCAGGATGGACTCAAGAATATCCTGACTATCATTTACTCCCCGAACGGATTGGTGGGGAAGCCCTAGCGGTTGTGATGCCTAAAGGTTTACAATATTCTTCCTTACATCAAATTGTCAATGAAACCATTCGTCAGTTGAAGCAATCGGGATGGTTGCAACAAAAAGCACAAGAATGGGGATTGAGTAATGCTGGTCGGAAAAGCAGTGAATAG
- a CDS encoding tetratricopeptide repeat protein — protein MQDNLLLLYLSLLVLILAGAGFFLFRQIFKTRRKESRISQLQKQIKEQTATAKDYYELASLYLDKKLYVQATKILQQALKFKDVEPENRALIYNAMGYAYFVQEQYDLAIRQYKEAVKLYPDYVIGLNNLANAYEQKKLTAQAIETYEEALQYDPENKTAKRQLEKLNKRFVKEPQAEEKTSKE, from the coding sequence ATGCAAGATAATCTTCTTCTTTTATATTTATCACTCTTAGTTTTAATTCTAGCGGGAGCGGGTTTCTTTCTCTTCCGGCAAATTTTCAAGACCCGTCGGAAAGAAAGCCGTATTTCTCAATTACAAAAACAAATTAAAGAACAAACGGCTACCGCTAAAGATTATTATGAATTAGCCAGTCTTTACTTAGATAAAAAACTCTACGTTCAAGCTACGAAAATTTTACAACAAGCCCTGAAGTTTAAAGATGTCGAACCGGAAAATCGGGCGTTAATTTATAATGCGATGGGGTATGCCTATTTTGTACAAGAACAATATGATTTGGCGATTCGCCAATATAAAGAAGCGGTTAAACTTTATCCAGACTATGTTATTGGTTTGAATAATTTAGCCAATGCTTACGAACAGAAAAAATTAACAGCGCAAGCCATTGAAACTTATGAAGAAGCCCTCCAATATGATCCGGAAAATAAAACCGCAAAACGTCAATTGGAAAAGCTAAATAAACGGTTTGTTAAAGAACCGCAAGCAGAAGAAAAAACTTCAAAAGAGTAA
- a CDS encoding bifunctional 4-hydroxy-2-oxoglutarate aldolase/2-dehydro-3-deoxy-phosphogluconate aldolase translates to MVRADWLETVKKEQVIAVIRAFPKALGKQLAQAMRQGGIRLIEITWNSDQPEDLIPELRAEMPDCLIGTGTILNTEELNRAIALGVQFIFTPHVNPQLIATANQHNIPIIPGALSPTEIITAWQAGASAVKVFPAQALGGVNYIKSLQGPLSNIPLIPTGGVTLENAQGFIDAGATAVGLSSQLFPQSLIRAGNWEAITQRALTLKQTLQAS, encoded by the coding sequence ATGGTGAGGGCAGACTGGTTAGAGACCGTCAAAAAAGAACAAGTTATTGCTGTGATTCGAGCCTTTCCGAAAGCCTTAGGCAAGCAACTCGCCCAAGCCATGCGCCAAGGAGGAATTCGCTTAATTGAAATTACTTGGAATAGCGATCAACCGGAAGATTTAATTCCAGAATTGCGTGCAGAAATGCCTGATTGTCTCATTGGCACAGGGACAATTTTAAATACAGAAGAACTTAATCGCGCGATCGCGCTGGGGGTGCAATTTATCTTTACCCCTCACGTCAACCCACAACTCATCGCCACAGCGAACCAGCATAATATTCCCATCATTCCGGGTGCTTTATCCCCCACAGAAATTATCACTGCCTGGCAAGCCGGTGCAAGTGCTGTCAAAGTCTTTCCAGCACAAGCCCTAGGTGGCGTTAATTATATTAAAAGTCTGCAAGGTCCTTTAAGCAATATTCCTCTTATTCCCACCGGTGGTGTCACCTTAGAGAACGCCCAAGGTTTTATTGATGCTGGCGCAACAGCTGTGGGCTTATCTTCACAATTATTTCCCCAATCATTAATTCGTGCGGGAAACTGGGAGGCAATTACACAACGCGCTTTGACTTTAAAACAAACCTTGCAAGCCTCTTAA
- a CDS encoding class I SAM-dependent methyltransferase, with translation MNQTQSNQQLISIIQDKIANSPEQKITFADYMDLVLYHPQQGYYTSGQVDIGKAGDFFTAASLGSDFGELLAENFVEMWEKLGQPNPFDLVEMGAGKGELANDILSYLSQHYPHCLPALHYHIIEQSPALREEQQEKLKTWQNAVTLCWQTWEEIPDSSLVGCCFSNELVDAFPVHRVQIEAGTLKEIYVTLSEDKETSPFTEVTDNISTPQLKEYFQTVGITLPSSEYPEGFQTEVNLAIPSWLATVSRCLNQGYLLTIDYGYPAQKYYHPQRYTGTLQCYVQHQRHNDPYLLIGQQDMTSHVDFTAIETYGKQYGLEFYHFTQQALFLMASGLGDRLNQLSQGGFNVMEVLQRRDALHQLMDPMGLGGFGVLLQGKGVQAAENTSPLLGFRESGSSLQ, from the coding sequence ATGAATCAAACTCAGTCTAATCAACAACTCATTTCTATTATTCAAGATAAAATTGCCAATTCTCCCGAGCAAAAAATTACCTTTGCTGACTATATGGACTTAGTTTTATACCATCCCCAGCAGGGATACTATACATCCGGTCAGGTCGATATTGGCAAAGCAGGAGATTTCTTTACCGCTGCCTCTCTTGGGAGTGATTTCGGTGAATTATTAGCTGAAAATTTTGTCGAAATGTGGGAAAAGTTAGGACAACCCAATCCCTTTGATTTAGTGGAAATGGGGGCAGGAAAAGGAGAATTAGCCAATGATATTCTCAGTTATTTATCACAACACTATCCGCACTGCTTGCCAGCACTCCATTATCATATTATCGAACAATCCCCTGCCTTAAGAGAAGAACAACAAGAGAAACTTAAAACCTGGCAAAATGCAGTCACTCTCTGCTGGCAAACTTGGGAAGAGATTCCTGATTCATCTTTAGTGGGTTGCTGTTTCTCCAATGAATTAGTCGATGCGTTTCCCGTGCATCGGGTACAAATTGAAGCAGGAACTCTCAAGGAAATTTATGTCACTCTTAGTGAAGACAAAGAAACATCGCCATTTACCGAAGTTACGGATAATATCTCCACTCCTCAACTCAAAGAATATTTCCAAACAGTTGGTATTACTTTACCTTCTAGTGAGTATCCAGAAGGCTTTCAAACTGAAGTCAACCTAGCTATCCCATCCTGGCTAGCAACCGTTTCTCGTTGCTTAAATCAAGGTTATTTATTAACCATTGACTATGGTTATCCTGCGCAAAAATATTATCATCCCCAGCGTTATACAGGAACTTTACAATGTTATGTTCAACATCAACGTCATAACGATCCTTACCTTTTAATTGGTCAACAAGATATGACCAGTCATGTTGATTTTACAGCAATCGAAACCTACGGCAAGCAGTATGGTTTAGAGTTTTATCACTTTACCCAGCAGGCCTTATTTTTAATGGCATCCGGTCTCGGTGATCGCTTGAATCAACTTTCTCAGGGTGGATTTAATGTTATGGAAGTCCTGCAGCGACGGGATGCACTGCATCAGTTAATGGATCCTATGGGCTTAGGTGGTTTTGGTGTTTTATTGCAAGGGAAAGGAGTTCAAGCAGCAGAAAATACCTCTCCGCTTTTAGGGTTTCGAGAAAGCGGATCATCCCTACAATAA
- a CDS encoding DnaJ domain-containing protein produces MELVECYRLLELTPNAGIEEIKTSYRRLARRYHPDVNPNNREEAHTQFIRITEAYKYLLERVSKGESSTNVSHQSTASSKETEVKRHKKETSPSASDFDKKVKWDAYQQLQELLKAQKFARATTLVESLSKRFPHDSEVRQWQAITYQQRGRQLVNQGQFELARTFLKKALSTDPHNRSLWYEVDRDFQRIEPLL; encoded by the coding sequence ATGGAACTGGTGGAATGTTATCGCTTATTAGAATTAACTCCCAATGCAGGCATTGAAGAGATCAAAACCTCGTACCGCCGTTTAGCGAGACGCTATCATCCCGACGTCAATCCGAACAATCGCGAAGAAGCCCATACTCAATTTATTCGCATTACCGAAGCCTATAAATATCTTCTGGAACGAGTTTCTAAAGGCGAAAGTTCCACCAACGTTTCCCATCAAAGTACTGCTTCATCAAAGGAAACAGAAGTCAAGCGTCATAAAAAAGAAACCTCCCCTTCAGCTTCGGATTTTGATAAAAAGGTGAAGTGGGATGCTTATCAGCAATTACAAGAGTTACTCAAAGCCCAAAAATTCGCTCGCGCCACTACTTTAGTGGAAAGTTTATCCAAACGCTTTCCTCACGATTCTGAAGTGCGTCAATGGCAAGCGATTACCTATCAACAACGAGGACGACAATTAGTCAATCAAGGACAATTTGAATTGGCAAGAACCTTCTTAAAAAAAGCACTCAGTACGGATCCCCATAACCGTTCTCTCTGGTATGAAGTGGATCGCGATTTTCAACGGATTGAGCCTTTATTGTAG
- a CDS encoding NAD-dependent epimerase/dehydratase family protein: protein MGKYIVTGAAGFIGSHLVEVLLERGETVIGIDEFNDYYDPDLKRKNLTQALEYSQFKLIEDNILNLDWSTLLQETEVVFHQAAQAGVRASWGQDFHFYTERNLNATQVMLEAAKGAKDLKRFVYASSSSIYGNAETLPTPETTCPQPVSPYGITKLAAEQLCWQYHQNFAVPATALRYFTVYGPRQRPDMAFHKFFRAILKQQPIGIYGDGQQTRDFTFISDAIAANLAAATVPGAVGEAFNVGGGSRVVLHEVLDQMEAVVGSKIQRTYQERARGDARDTSAEISKAQKILQYTPQVKLEEGLRREWEWMQALKI, encoded by the coding sequence ATGGGGAAATATATTGTTACTGGGGCAGCCGGTTTTATTGGCTCTCATCTGGTTGAAGTTTTATTAGAGCGGGGAGAAACGGTCATTGGGATTGATGAGTTTAATGATTATTACGATCCTGACTTGAAACGAAAAAATTTGACTCAGGCGTTGGAGTATTCCCAATTTAAGTTGATTGAAGACAATATTTTGAATTTAGATTGGTCAACACTGCTTCAGGAAACTGAGGTGGTTTTCCATCAAGCCGCTCAAGCTGGGGTTAGAGCAAGTTGGGGTCAGGATTTTCATTTTTATACTGAACGCAATCTCAATGCAACACAGGTAATGCTAGAGGCGGCAAAAGGAGCGAAGGATTTAAAGCGCTTTGTGTATGCGTCTAGTTCTTCTATTTATGGCAATGCAGAAACCTTACCCACGCCAGAAACGACTTGTCCCCAACCGGTTTCTCCTTACGGAATTACTAAGCTCGCTGCCGAACAATTATGTTGGCAATATCATCAAAATTTTGCGGTGCCTGCTACAGCTTTGCGGTATTTTACGGTGTACGGTCCTCGACAGCGACCGGATATGGCTTTTCATAAGTTTTTCCGGGCAATTTTAAAGCAGCAGCCCATTGGCATTTATGGAGATGGTCAACAAACCCGCGATTTTACATTTATTAGTGACGCGATCGCTGCTAATTTAGCAGCAGCTACTGTTCCCGGTGCAGTAGGAGAAGCGTTTAATGTTGGTGGAGGCAGCCGAGTGGTTTTACATGAGGTATTAGACCAGATGGAAGCGGTGGTTGGATCGAAAATTCAGCGAACCTATCAAGAAAGAGCAAGAGGCGATGCCAGAGATACCTCTGCGGAAATTTCCAAGGCACAAAAGATTTTACAGTATACTCCTCAAGTGAAGCTCGAAGAAGGGTTACGTCGGGAATGGGAATGGATGCAAGCCTTAAAAATTTAG
- a CDS encoding TIGR03643 family protein, with protein sequence MQQKQLSREDISRIIEMAWEDDIPFEAIETQYGLKEKEVIELMRSQLKESSFKMWRRRVTGRKTKHAKKRKRF encoded by the coding sequence ATGCAGCAAAAGCAATTGAGTCGAGAAGATATTAGTCGCATTATCGAGATGGCTTGGGAGGACGATATACCTTTTGAAGCCATCGAGACTCAATATGGTCTCAAGGAAAAAGAAGTGATTGAGTTGATGCGAAGCCAGTTGAAAGAGTCTAGCTTTAAGATGTGGCGACGACGGGTAACGGGTCGCAAAACCAAACACGCAAAGAAGAGAAAACGCTTTTGA
- a CDS encoding glycerol acyltransferase gives MNFWGYSPAALLDQRDPELLQSLIPFWQFLYDWYFRVETEGWHHIPKTGRFLLVGSHNGGLAAPDLSMFLLDWLRRFGVDRPAYGLMQREAFTSERMLASVARLGAVPATVQMATAALHRDAPVLVYPGGVDDVFRPYSQRNQIELAGRKGFIKLALRENIPIIPLVSVGAHETLLILSDCKELMHFLREFDIVDASTPMTRVFPIYLGLPWGIAMGFVPNFPLPAKIYTRVCSPIYFQGSGREAARDRAYVDACYQEVYQQMQTSLDELVTISERD, from the coding sequence ATGAATTTTTGGGGTTACTCACCAGCAGCACTTTTAGATCAGCGCGATCCAGAACTTCTTCAATCCCTGATCCCGTTTTGGCAATTCCTTTACGACTGGTATTTTCGGGTGGAAACAGAAGGTTGGCACCATATTCCTAAAACGGGACGTTTTTTATTGGTGGGTTCCCATAATGGTGGGTTGGCTGCCCCAGATCTTTCTATGTTTTTGCTCGATTGGCTACGTCGTTTTGGTGTTGATCGACCCGCTTACGGTTTAATGCAACGAGAAGCTTTTACGTCTGAAAGAATGCTCGCTTCTGTTGCGAGATTGGGTGCTGTTCCAGCAACAGTGCAAATGGCAACGGCTGCTTTACATCGCGATGCACCAGTTCTCGTTTATCCGGGTGGCGTTGATGATGTATTTCGTCCTTACAGTCAACGCAACCAGATTGAATTGGCTGGGCGTAAAGGGTTTATCAAACTGGCCTTAAGAGAGAATATTCCGATCATTCCCTTAGTTTCAGTTGGGGCGCATGAAACATTACTTATTCTCAGCGATTGCAAAGAGTTGATGCATTTCTTGCGTGAGTTCGACATCGTTGATGCAAGTACTCCCATGACCCGAGTTTTTCCCATTTATCTCGGTTTACCTTGGGGGATTGCCATGGGCTTTGTTCCCAATTTTCCTTTACCCGCTAAAATTTATACGCGAGTTTGCTCTCCCATTTATTTTCAAGGTTCAGGTCGAGAAGCAGCGCGCGATCGCGCTTATGTTGATGCTTGTTATCAGGAAGTGTATCAGCAGATGCAAACGTCTCTGGATGAGTTAGTTACGATTTCCGAGAGAGATTAA
- a CDS encoding VOC family protein, translating into MSATFKHVMLMVNDVTAAAKFYSEGLGLPIKKNSPAWAELDAEGTTIALHAAEGANGGSSPILSFQVDDVQASVNALESLGGTLEGRIREPSFGKVAAMRTPDGHLVSLLQPNQEN; encoded by the coding sequence ATGAGTGCAACCTTCAAACACGTCATGTTGATGGTTAATGACGTAACCGCTGCGGCTAAATTTTACTCAGAAGGCTTAGGTTTACCCATCAAAAAAAATAGCCCCGCTTGGGCAGAATTAGACGCTGAGGGGACAACGATCGCGCTCCATGCTGCAGAAGGCGCCAATGGAGGCAGCTCACCCATTCTTAGTTTTCAGGTGGATGATGTACAAGCGAGTGTCAATGCTTTAGAGTCTTTAGGGGGAACCTTAGAAGGTCGGATTCGCGAGCCTTCTTTTGGCAAAGTCGCTGCAATGCGAACCCCAGACGGGCATTTAGTCAGTTTACTCCAGCCGAATCAGGAAAACTAA